From the genome of Capsicum annuum cultivar UCD-10X-F1 chromosome 4, UCD10Xv1.1, whole genome shotgun sequence:
CCTCTTCAACAGTTCATTTTCCCCTCATTGCTCTCTCACTCTCCCACTTTCCCATAAATTCCTAACTAATCTAAACtacacaaaaataaaagtagaggagaaaaacaaaaaaaaaaaacaaaaaacaaaaaaataattatttaaaaaaaaaatgacttccGTCGGTGGCGGAACAGTCGCCGGCGACGGCACCTCCTCTACTTCCTCCGCCATATCGCGATGGACTTACACCTTATCACAGCGTTATCAACACTTTCTAGATAAATCTACACCGCAAGTTCTCCACCGTTGGATCTTCTTCGCTGTGATCGCGCTCATTTATTCTATACGTGTTTTCATGGTTCAAGGATTTTACATCATTACGTATGCTTTAGGAATCTATATTATTCAGCTCCTTATTGCTTTCCTTTCACCGCAAGTTGATCCGGAAGTTGACGGTCCTACCCTTCCTACTCGTGGTTCTGATGAGTTTCGTCCGTTTGTTCGGCGTCTTCCTGAGTTTAAATTCTGGTGAGTTAATtggttaatttgatgattttatgtgtttttggatTTGATGTGGATATGCACGCGCTATTGCGATCtctttttgtggttattttttttgaTAGTTTTGGTGTCCGAGCTAGCTTTTGCGCCTATTGCGATGtagttgtgtattttttttttggataattgtGGTGTCTGGATTAGCTTTTGTGCGGATTAGGATCtcattttgtactttaaaaaaaaaataatcatggtTTCCCACTAGCAACAGGAATCAGGTAAGAAATCACCTTGTAATTTGGTCTCTCTTGGATTTGAACCTTAGATCTCATGATTCCTCATTCTGTAATTTTATTTTCAGCTAGTTTCTGGTTTTTGACTTTGACAtgaacagcaacaacaacataccgagtatattcccaccaagtggggtctggggagggtaagtgtaagCAGTCCAGGCCACTAACTCAGACGTGAGATAGAGAGGCTTTGGCTTTGACATCAATTAAAATGAAATCTGATGGTTATTTTTGGTAGGCAATTGAATCTGATGGTTCTTATTGTCGATAGACCGCTAACATTTGTTGCAATCAAGATGTGGATTGCTAAAAATCtcagattttatatttttgggattctGAAATTATGCTGTAGAGGAAAACTTCACATTTTCAAATAAGCATGTGTACATTTAGcatgtagatttttatttttcattttttatggaATCTGCTGAGAAGTGTTGTTAGTTGATCAGTTTAGTCATGTTGTTGCACATTCATTATTATGGAAGTTGATGCTCCACTGGAGAAATTCTCTGATCTGTTTGCTAGTTGCTGCCTATTGCTCCCTTTACATGATAGATCTAGGATCTGATAAAGAATGGAAGAATAGGAGTGGAAGAAGGGAGGCTACTTTTCTTGAACTACTTTGCATGACCTTAGTCAAGCTTAAGAGACAGTGCTTGGCGGAATTAGCTCGAGACCAAGCATTACCAAGTGGGGCATCAAGTTAgcatctttttatttgttttgaccTGAGATATGTACATTTTTCTCTTCAGTGGTACCTTTAAACTTCCACCCTACTGATATGCAACATTGGTTGAACCGTCAGTATTTGAAACCTACAAACTCCATCAATCCAGCTTTGCTCCCCATAATTAAAGGGGATGCCCTAAAAGGATTTTCTCCATCATGCAGCATGTTATGTGTGATTGAAATAGATAGACTAGGACATCTGATTTCTTTAAATTCTAATTGGTACAAGTTATCCGAAGAGTGTCTCAAAGCTCAAAAGCATGAAAAATGTTTCGCATCCCTTCTAAAAAAGTGTGAAGTATGCATCCTTGTTCTTCCCTGGAACTCTTTGCATTGCTCCAATTATTATGGATCTATTGT
Proteins encoded in this window:
- the LOC107867179 gene encoding protein RER1A; protein product: MTSVGGGTVAGDGTSSTSSAISRWTYTLSQRYQHFLDKSTPQVLHRWIFFAVIALIYSIRVFMVQGFYIITYALGIYIIQLLIAFLSPQVDPEVDGPTLPTRGSDEFRPFVRRLPEFKFWYSLTKAVCIAFVLTFFSAFDVPVFWPILLFYWLVLFISTMKRQIMHMVKYKYVPFTFGKQRYGKKAPSTDERSASKP